From a region of the Teredinibacter turnerae genome:
- a CDS encoding cytochrome b, whose product MTETSYNAAQRVFHWLSALLVIGLFVLGVWMTGLSYYDPLYRTAPLWHKTIGVALIVLTLVRLGWRFATGVPKALPTHKTWEVGIAHLVHWFLYAAILSMFFSGYLITTAKGQSLDLLGGISIPAMITGVDGLEDIAEEVHELTAYSIIGIAVLHALAAIKHHVIDKDRTLRRMIGR is encoded by the coding sequence ATGACGGAAACAAGTTATAACGCAGCGCAGCGGGTATTTCATTGGTTGAGCGCGCTTCTGGTAATAGGGTTGTTTGTGCTCGGGGTTTGGATGACAGGGCTGTCCTATTATGACCCGCTATATCGCACTGCGCCGCTGTGGCATAAAACTATCGGTGTCGCGCTTATCGTACTGACCCTGGTTCGCCTTGGCTGGCGCTTCGCAACGGGAGTGCCAAAAGCCTTGCCAACCCACAAGACGTGGGAGGTGGGCATCGCGCATCTTGTCCACTGGTTTCTTTATGCAGCGATTCTTTCGATGTTTTTCAGCGGCTATCTGATCACCACAGCGAAAGGGCAGAGCCTTGACTTATTGGGCGGGATTTCAATTCCTGCGATGATTACCGGTGTGGATGGTCTCGAAGATATCGCTGAAGAAGTACATGAGTTGACGGCTTACTCAATTATAGGCATTGCAGTACTGCACGCTCTTGCGGCGATCAAACACCATGTTATCGACAAAGATCGCACACTTAGACGAATGATTGGCCGTTAG
- a CDS encoding YceI family protein, with amino-acid sequence MFKSLAVKLAPAVLAFGLSAAPIVQADDYVVDTKGAHAFVQFRVKHLGYSWLYGRFNDFSGEFSYDPKKPEASSISMKVDMTSLDTNHSERDNHLSAEKYLNFDKYKTATFDSTKYEKTGEDTAKLTGNLTFLGVTKPITIDVEHIGGGKDPWGGYRQGFEGRAVITPKDFGLDMASKLGPDSAQVELMISVEGIRK; translated from the coding sequence ATGTTTAAATCTCTCGCTGTTAAGCTTGCTCCCGCTGTGTTGGCCTTCGGCCTGTCTGCGGCTCCAATAGTCCAGGCAGACGATTATGTAGTCGATACCAAAGGTGCGCATGCGTTTGTACAATTCCGCGTCAAGCATTTAGGCTACAGCTGGCTTTATGGGCGTTTCAACGATTTTTCCGGCGAATTCAGTTATGACCCGAAAAAGCCGGAAGCCAGTAGCATTTCAATGAAAGTTGATATGACCAGCCTGGATACAAACCACTCAGAACGCGACAATCACCTGTCTGCCGAAAAATATTTAAATTTCGACAAATATAAAACAGCTACGTTTGATAGCACCAAGTACGAAAAAACCGGTGAAGACACGGCTAAACTCACTGGTAATTTAACCTTCTTGGGTGTTACCAAGCCTATTACTATCGATGTAGAGCATATTGGCGGTGGTAAAGACCCTTGGGGCGGCTACCGACAGGGTTTTGAGGGGCGAGCAGTCATCACACCTAAGGACTTCGGCCTGGACATGGCTTCCAAGCTGGGCCCAGATTCTGCGCAAGTAGAATTGATGATTTCGGTTGAAGGTATTCGAAAATAG
- the csrA gene encoding carbon storage regulator CsrA, with protein sequence MLILTRKKDETIKIGDEVTVTVLAVRGNQVRLGINAPKHVSVHREEIYNRIAQEVPAATLVDGE encoded by the coding sequence ATGTTGATTTTAACGCGTAAAAAAGATGAAACAATTAAAATTGGCGACGAAGTGACTGTAACAGTTCTCGCTGTTCGTGGTAATCAGGTTCGCCTCGGCATCAATGCGCCGAAACATGTTAGCGTGCACCGAGAGGAAATTTACAACCGTATAGCGCAGGAGGTACCTGCTGCGACTCTGGTTGATGGTGAATAA
- a CDS encoding BatD family protein, whose protein sequence is MKLYRSMLIQKTVAIVLALAAFSCGAISAHAQTLTASVDRTTIGEDETLNLSVRYNGSSNTRGQPDFANLSNQFEILNQSQSNRMNSYNGRIESYTEWQMILAPRTTGSLLIPAFEFQGARSTPIKVTVSDAQPVAPGNVKEVFIETSIDKDAAYVQEQVILRYKFYYSVNIDELAKEDLAFDNVLVEPLEETRYGKTINGKPFQVVEFGYALFPQASGVLEIPEQTWNARISRSPRRSVFDFNGGRYELKRLKTVAKTVNIKEKPASFPAGATWLPSSALTLAESWASDPSKFKVGEPITRTLNLQANGLISSQLPEINTEARDPRLKIYPDQPKLNDKLDVDGAIAQRVETSAVVVNEGGEIGVPGVRIPWWNTVTDKLEYAEIPDRKFWVAAGEKSKQQPVVPTPPAVAEQNDTRQPSAPTTASNGASGAPSWLYLLVALLILTNGVSILLWLRAAKQRTTSVTSKDNQRAGADSEKSLFNTLKNSCEQGNEAEIRRLALAWAQAFWGKPAITSLSDIARKGDCALQTQCLALDASLFRNDDASEFDPAAFYRAVEQVRDSYRVNKSHTTGDELAPLYH, encoded by the coding sequence ATGAAATTATATCGATCCATGCTTATTCAAAAAACTGTCGCTATTGTATTGGCTCTTGCAGCTTTTTCCTGCGGCGCGATATCTGCGCACGCGCAAACACTGACCGCTTCTGTAGACCGCACCACAATTGGTGAAGATGAAACCCTGAACCTATCCGTGCGCTACAACGGTTCCAGCAACACACGTGGCCAACCGGACTTCGCCAATTTAAGTAACCAGTTCGAAATTTTAAATCAGAGCCAGAGTAACCGAATGAACAGCTACAACGGCCGGATAGAATCCTACACAGAATGGCAGATGATTCTAGCTCCGCGCACAACCGGTAGTTTGCTCATTCCAGCTTTCGAATTTCAGGGCGCACGTAGTACTCCAATCAAAGTAACGGTATCTGACGCACAACCGGTCGCTCCCGGCAATGTTAAAGAAGTGTTTATCGAAACCAGTATCGATAAAGATGCGGCATACGTTCAGGAGCAGGTTATTTTACGGTACAAGTTCTACTATTCCGTCAATATCGATGAACTGGCGAAAGAAGACCTCGCATTTGACAATGTTCTTGTTGAACCACTCGAAGAAACCCGCTATGGCAAAACGATCAACGGCAAACCCTTCCAGGTCGTGGAGTTTGGCTACGCCCTTTTCCCCCAGGCCAGCGGCGTACTGGAAATTCCCGAACAAACCTGGAATGCACGAATTTCACGTTCGCCAAGGCGCAGCGTGTTTGACTTTAACGGTGGGCGCTACGAGTTAAAACGACTTAAAACTGTGGCGAAAACGGTCAACATTAAAGAAAAGCCAGCCAGCTTTCCCGCAGGTGCTACCTGGCTGCCCTCGAGCGCGCTCACTCTAGCAGAAAGCTGGGCCAGCGACCCGTCAAAGTTTAAAGTGGGCGAGCCTATTACCCGCACCCTGAATTTGCAGGCGAATGGCCTTATCTCCTCCCAGCTACCGGAAATTAATACTGAAGCGCGAGATCCTCGCTTAAAAATTTACCCGGATCAGCCCAAACTGAATGACAAGCTCGATGTAGACGGCGCTATTGCCCAGCGGGTAGAAACCTCAGCTGTCGTGGTGAATGAAGGTGGTGAAATTGGCGTACCTGGAGTACGCATTCCATGGTGGAACACGGTTACCGATAAGCTCGAGTACGCTGAAATTCCAGACCGCAAATTCTGGGTTGCAGCGGGAGAAAAAAGCAAGCAACAACCTGTAGTTCCGACGCCACCAGCGGTGGCTGAACAAAATGACACCCGACAGCCGTCAGCGCCGACCACAGCATCTAACGGTGCTTCCGGGGCGCCTTCGTGGCTCTACCTGCTCGTCGCTCTGTTAATACTGACGAACGGGGTCTCTATACTGCTGTGGCTGCGAGCCGCCAAGCAGCGAACTACTTCAGTGACTAGCAAAGATAACCAGCGCGCTGGGGCAGATAGCGAAAAATCGCTTTTCAACACATTAAAGAATAGCTGTGAGCAAGGCAACGAAGCAGAAATAAGGCGTTTAGCTTTAGCATGGGCGCAAGCTTTTTGGGGTAAGCCCGCGATCACAAGCCTTAGCGATATTGCCCGCAAGGGGGACTGCGCTCTGCAGACACAGTGTCTGGCGCTGGACGCGAGCCTGTTCCGCAACGACGACGCCAGCGAATTTGACCCCGCTGCTTTTTATCGCGCAGTGGAACAGGTGCGGGATAGTTACCGTGTAAACAAGTCGCATACCACCGGCGACGAACTGGCCCCACTCTACCACTGA
- a CDS encoding VWA domain-containing protein has protein sequence MTDLLTQFHFLRPLWLLMLIPLVVLALVAMQRQARASHWQSHIAPHLLPFLVDGKSIKLSRLPVYGLLAAWLLATFAAAGPAWQKLPQPVVKESSALVIAWDLSPSMAAQDVKPSRLVRARLKLIDLLKQRKEGLTALIAYSGEAHVVTPLTDDTDTIISLLYGLDPAIMPAKGSNAEMALSLANQLLKEGANGRGDIVFLTDGIAPAAQDAFAEIHDTAPHPISFWGIGTAQGAPIPLAGGGFAYDRDRNMVIASLDEHAMSDLAAKVGGLYVPFSATDADLKTLSAFAFGNHHADDTQQTERLFDQWYEHGPYLLLLLLPLAALAFRRGLLLCLPLCFVFSPNADALEWQDLWQTKDQQAQAMVNQDPAAAAQTFNNEKWRGIANYKAGDYQAALKDFSGDSASDYYNRGNALTQLGKYEEAIKSFEQAQKLQPENDAIKQNLAIANQLKALQEQQQQQNGDSESNDSQQDKSNNQDQQSQDGGKDQQGQQEQNQDKSSQQNAQNDGNTQQQSPEEQGSSSDQQSELSQEQQQALQDTYGKDASGEQQKQEQQQAQNQDADKAEQQLAGQPQEQDQPQNDEDSPANSVVMRQAEQQTEEQTEEQQALEQWLRKVPDDPSGLMRNKFNYEYRARKREMRENGWRQPDGSHADERW, from the coding sequence ATGACTGACCTTCTAACCCAATTTCATTTTTTACGGCCGCTATGGCTGTTAATGCTGATTCCACTGGTTGTACTGGCGTTGGTTGCGATGCAGCGACAAGCGCGTGCCAGTCACTGGCAGTCACATATTGCGCCGCACCTGCTTCCGTTTCTTGTCGATGGCAAATCGATCAAATTGAGCCGCCTACCGGTGTATGGCTTGCTCGCCGCCTGGCTGCTAGCCACTTTCGCCGCCGCCGGGCCTGCTTGGCAAAAGCTGCCGCAACCGGTTGTTAAAGAGTCTTCTGCGCTGGTGATAGCATGGGATTTATCGCCGTCTATGGCAGCGCAAGATGTTAAGCCGTCCCGACTGGTACGAGCGCGGCTTAAGCTGATTGATTTACTGAAACAGCGCAAAGAAGGTCTGACCGCGTTAATCGCCTACAGCGGTGAAGCCCACGTAGTAACGCCGCTCACCGACGACACCGATACGATTATCAGCCTCCTTTATGGACTTGACCCGGCAATCATGCCCGCCAAAGGCAGCAACGCCGAAATGGCACTAAGCCTTGCCAATCAACTCCTTAAAGAGGGCGCGAACGGCCGTGGTGATATTGTGTTTCTCACTGATGGCATCGCACCCGCAGCACAGGACGCATTTGCCGAGATTCACGATACCGCGCCCCACCCCATCAGCTTTTGGGGTATAGGTACAGCGCAGGGCGCGCCGATTCCCCTCGCTGGCGGGGGCTTCGCCTATGATCGCGACCGCAATATGGTAATCGCCAGTCTTGACGAACACGCGATGAGTGACCTGGCAGCCAAAGTCGGTGGCTTATACGTGCCCTTCTCTGCAACCGATGCAGACCTCAAAACTCTGTCAGCGTTCGCGTTCGGCAACCACCACGCGGATGACACTCAGCAAACCGAGCGACTCTTCGACCAATGGTATGAACACGGTCCTTACCTGCTGTTGCTGTTGCTGCCTTTAGCAGCCCTCGCCTTTCGGCGCGGGTTGCTGCTGTGCCTCCCACTGTGCTTTGTATTCAGCCCGAACGCCGACGCCTTGGAATGGCAGGATCTTTGGCAAACTAAAGATCAGCAAGCCCAGGCCATGGTGAACCAAGACCCAGCTGCCGCAGCGCAGACGTTCAATAACGAGAAGTGGCGCGGCATCGCCAACTATAAAGCCGGTGATTACCAAGCCGCCTTAAAAGACTTCTCGGGCGATTCCGCCAGCGACTACTACAACCGGGGTAATGCCCTGACGCAACTCGGAAAATACGAGGAAGCTATTAAAAGCTTTGAACAGGCGCAAAAGCTGCAGCCGGAAAACGATGCCATCAAACAGAATCTGGCGATCGCCAATCAGCTGAAGGCGCTGCAGGAACAGCAACAGCAACAAAACGGCGATAGCGAAAGCAACGATTCACAGCAGGATAAGAGCAACAACCAAGACCAACAAAGCCAGGATGGCGGCAAGGACCAGCAGGGTCAGCAGGAGCAGAATCAAGATAAATCCAGCCAGCAGAATGCGCAGAACGACGGCAATACTCAACAGCAATCGCCGGAGGAGCAAGGTAGCTCAAGCGATCAGCAGAGTGAACTTTCGCAAGAGCAGCAACAAGCACTTCAAGATACATACGGTAAAGACGCTTCTGGCGAGCAGCAAAAACAAGAGCAGCAGCAGGCACAAAATCAAGATGCTGACAAAGCGGAACAACAGCTCGCAGGGCAACCTCAAGAGCAAGATCAGCCGCAAAATGATGAAGACAGTCCGGCGAATTCTGTAGTGATGCGACAGGCCGAACAACAAACCGAAGAACAAACCGAAGAACAACAGGCGCTAGAGCAGTGGCTGCGCAAAGTTCCGGATGACCCAAGCGGTTTAATGCGTAACAAATTTAATTATGAATATCGCGCACGTAAACGCGAAATGCGAGAAAACGGTTGGCGGCAGCCAGACGGCTCCCATGCAGACGAACGCTGGTAA
- a CDS encoding vWA domain-containing protein, translated as MFQFEWLWAWAFLPLPLLVYFLLPQVERQEAALKVPFFSQVRALQHQAAGTRAHQHKISAGWLAFIWVLLVTATARPQWVGEPITLPATGRDLLLAVDISGSMKTPDMVVQDKQIARILVVKYVVNEFIERRESDRLGLILFGSQAYLQAPLTFDRKTVSTLLNEAQLGFAGEQTAIGDAVGLAIKRLRERPASQRVLILLTDGANTAGEVAPRQAADLAKQAGIKIYTVGVGADQMEQRMGLFGGFSRTVNPSSDLDEDTLRYMAETTGGLYFRARNPQELQAIYEELDKLEPIEQDGEILRPISALFMWPLLAAILLSAVYAVWRLYPLGTRFTAGTSGPLEGTR; from the coding sequence ATGTTTCAGTTTGAATGGCTCTGGGCATGGGCATTTCTGCCACTTCCGCTGCTGGTCTATTTCCTGTTGCCGCAAGTCGAGCGCCAAGAAGCCGCCCTGAAAGTGCCTTTTTTCAGTCAGGTTCGCGCACTGCAGCACCAGGCGGCAGGTACTCGGGCACATCAGCACAAAATCAGCGCCGGGTGGCTCGCCTTCATCTGGGTGCTTTTAGTTACCGCGACTGCGCGCCCGCAATGGGTCGGCGAACCGATCACCCTGCCCGCGACCGGTCGCGACCTGCTGCTCGCAGTGGATATTTCTGGAAGTATGAAAACGCCGGACATGGTGGTACAGGACAAACAAATCGCGCGCATCTTAGTTGTGAAATATGTGGTAAACGAATTTATTGAACGCCGTGAGAGCGACCGTCTCGGCTTGATTTTGTTCGGCAGTCAGGCGTATCTGCAAGCACCATTAACCTTTGACCGCAAAACCGTAAGCACCCTGTTAAATGAAGCACAACTGGGGTTTGCCGGTGAACAAACCGCGATAGGCGATGCCGTTGGCCTGGCAATAAAACGCCTGCGTGAGCGGCCTGCATCGCAACGGGTATTGATTCTGCTAACCGACGGTGCCAATACCGCAGGCGAAGTTGCTCCGCGCCAGGCCGCTGACCTTGCCAAGCAGGCCGGGATAAAAATTTACACAGTTGGCGTTGGTGCAGACCAGATGGAACAACGCATGGGGCTGTTCGGCGGGTTCAGTCGCACGGTCAACCCGTCCAGCGACCTCGACGAAGATACCCTGCGCTACATGGCAGAAACCACCGGCGGGCTGTATTTCCGCGCGCGCAATCCACAGGAGTTGCAGGCGATCTATGAGGAGCTGGACAAACTGGAGCCCATTGAACAGGACGGTGAAATTTTGCGACCGATCTCAGCCTTGTTTATGTGGCCGCTCTTAGCCGCGATTTTACTAAGCGCAGTTTATGCGGTTTGGCGACTTTACCCGCTGGGTACCCGCTTCACTGCTGGCACCTCAGGACCACTCGAGGGCACCCGATGA
- a CDS encoding DUF4381 domain-containing protein encodes MNPTNLPATAQQPAAVNPADQLLAQLQGPALPEPIGIWPLAPGWWILLVLVIALITGIIVFSVRHRRATAYRRTALRELARIEQSLSGREQLFAVMALLKRTCFTAYPQQRNEIAGLHGLAWLQRLEQHCALSKLSASEREAFSYCFSGEIYRDEPPHADVVSGATHAARFWITHHRRKPIHQTTKEASAHVSV; translated from the coding sequence GTGAATCCAACAAACTTACCCGCGACAGCGCAACAACCCGCTGCAGTTAATCCCGCCGACCAGCTATTGGCCCAGCTCCAGGGCCCTGCACTACCCGAACCTATAGGCATTTGGCCGCTGGCACCCGGCTGGTGGATATTGTTAGTGCTGGTTATTGCTCTGATCACTGGCATCATTGTGTTTTCCGTGCGTCACCGTCGCGCAACGGCCTATCGCCGCACAGCCTTGCGCGAACTTGCCCGCATCGAACAATCGCTGTCCGGGCGAGAGCAATTATTCGCTGTGATGGCACTGCTCAAGCGCACCTGTTTTACCGCTTACCCTCAGCAACGCAACGAGATTGCGGGCCTGCACGGTTTAGCCTGGCTCCAGCGATTAGAGCAACACTGTGCGCTTAGCAAACTAAGTGCAAGCGAGCGCGAAGCGTTCTCCTACTGCTTTAGCGGCGAAATCTACCGGGACGAGCCGCCGCACGCTGACGTAGTCTCCGGCGCAACACATGCGGCGCGATTCTGGATTACCCATCATCGGCGCAAGCCCATACATCAGACCACCAAGGAGGCAAGCGCGCATGTTTCAGTTTGA
- a CDS encoding DUF58 domain-containing protein has product MANQHTNGQSAGAYVSVDDLLQLRYLSRDLTLENRKKSSAAGDGDSRTHFRGRGMEFAEVRPYQPGDDIRNIDWRVTARTTETFTKLFQEERERPVFIVVDQRSPMFFGSVNVFKSVYAAQIAGVIAWVAMQNNDRIGALLFADDQQKDLRARRGKHAVLALLNQLQDFNHRLTSPQPRAATTQSYEIFTDIRRVAKPGSAVFVISDCHDFDASCEKPLAQLARHTDVTLFQVFDPLEAALPTASQLTVSNGEDRLGITPSSQFRQAFASQFHAHQELVQTSCRNSGTRFIRANVGTQVDILMRDIFVGRRSRSKPGGHA; this is encoded by the coding sequence ATGGCAAACCAACACACCAACGGCCAGAGTGCCGGTGCTTACGTCTCTGTAGACGATTTGTTACAGCTGCGCTATTTGAGTCGCGACTTGACGCTCGAGAACCGCAAAAAAAGTTCAGCCGCAGGCGATGGCGATTCCCGCACCCACTTTCGCGGGCGTGGCATGGAATTCGCCGAAGTTCGCCCCTATCAGCCCGGGGACGACATCCGTAACATCGATTGGCGGGTAACGGCACGCACAACGGAGACCTTCACCAAGCTGTTTCAAGAGGAGCGCGAACGGCCTGTTTTTATTGTGGTCGACCAGCGCTCGCCTATGTTTTTTGGTTCGGTGAACGTCTTTAAATCTGTATACGCCGCCCAAATTGCGGGCGTAATCGCATGGGTGGCGATGCAGAATAATGATCGTATTGGCGCACTATTGTTTGCCGATGACCAGCAGAAAGATCTCCGCGCCCGTCGCGGCAAGCACGCCGTGTTGGCGTTGCTCAATCAGCTTCAGGACTTCAATCATCGTCTCACCAGCCCGCAGCCCAGGGCAGCAACAACTCAATCGTACGAAATTTTCACCGATATACGCCGCGTCGCCAAACCCGGTAGCGCGGTTTTTGTGATCTCCGATTGCCACGATTTTGATGCGTCCTGCGAGAAACCGCTCGCGCAACTGGCCAGACACACAGACGTCACTTTGTTCCAGGTGTTTGATCCGCTGGAAGCCGCCCTGCCCACCGCCAGCCAGCTGACGGTGTCCAATGGCGAAGACCGCTTGGGAATCACGCCCTCGAGCCAGTTCCGGCAAGCGTTTGCGAGTCAATTTCACGCGCACCAAGAATTGGTACAAACCAGCTGTCGCAATAGCGGCACCCGGTTTATCCGCGCAAACGTAGGCACCCAGGTAGACATTTTGATGCGCGACATTTTCGTTGGTCGGCGCAGCCGGTCCAAACCGGGAGGTCATGCGTGA
- a CDS encoding AAA family ATPase: MSTKTALQGLRNWLDSQIVGQPHLTDRLLTALIADGHLLVEGAPGLAKTKAIKTLSEGIEGDFHRIQFTPDLLPSDVTGTDIYRPENGTFEFQAGPIFHNLVLADEINRAPAKVQSALLEAMAERQISVGRSTYKLPPLFLVMATQNPIEQEGTYPLPEAQLDRFLMHVKVDFPDATAEKEILRLSRLEASAVAQKPAISDVVTQEVLFAARAEALATHMADPVEDYIVQLTDATRNPAVYGDDLAKWLEFGVSPRATISLDRCSRAHAFMQGKDYVSPDDVQAVVHDVFRHRLILTFEAEASGQTPDGIIDELVQRVAVV; the protein is encoded by the coding sequence ATGTCTACAAAAACCGCTCTGCAGGGGTTAAGAAACTGGCTGGATTCTCAGATTGTGGGGCAGCCCCATCTCACCGATCGCTTATTAACCGCACTTATCGCCGATGGCCATTTACTTGTAGAAGGCGCACCTGGCCTGGCCAAAACGAAAGCGATTAAAACATTGTCTGAGGGCATTGAAGGTGATTTCCATCGCATTCAGTTTACGCCGGACCTGCTGCCTTCCGACGTGACCGGCACCGACATCTACCGCCCGGAAAACGGCACCTTTGAATTTCAGGCCGGCCCCATTTTCCACAACCTGGTTTTGGCGGACGAAATCAACCGAGCCCCGGCCAAAGTGCAGTCTGCTCTGCTGGAAGCGATGGCAGAGCGCCAGATCAGCGTCGGCCGCTCCACCTACAAGTTACCGCCACTGTTTTTGGTGATGGCGACCCAAAACCCCATTGAGCAGGAGGGCACCTACCCGCTTCCTGAAGCCCAGTTAGACCGGTTTTTAATGCATGTAAAGGTGGATTTCCCCGATGCCACTGCCGAAAAGGAAATTCTGCGCTTGAGCCGCCTGGAGGCGAGCGCCGTCGCGCAAAAACCAGCAATTTCCGACGTGGTTACCCAGGAGGTACTGTTCGCTGCACGCGCGGAGGCACTCGCGACCCACATGGCCGATCCGGTTGAGGATTATATCGTTCAGCTTACCGATGCAACACGCAACCCGGCAGTATACGGCGACGATCTGGCCAAGTGGCTGGAGTTTGGCGTAAGCCCGCGGGCAACCATCAGCCTCGATCGTTGTTCCCGTGCACACGCGTTTATGCAGGGTAAAGATTATGTCAGCCCTGACGACGTGCAAGCGGTTGTCCACGACGTATTCCGTCACCGCCTGATTCTAACTTTTGAGGCGGAAGCCAGCGGGCAAACACCGGACGGTATCATCGATGAACTGGTACAACGGGTAGCCGTGGTTTAA